GTGCAGTTACAGTTACTTTTTGCCAGTCAGGAACAAAGAAGTCTTTAACGGATGAGCCATGATCTAGGACGTCATATCATGGGATGTTACCGACTCGGACGTGGGTCCAGCTCACATCTCTCCACCCGCCTGCATCTATATATTGGAGGCGCCAGCCAACCCTAACCGCTACGAAGAACATATCACATCTACTCTGCCTTCACGTGCACTGCCCACCATCATTCCACTCCCTGTTGTTGTCGCTAGGGACCCCATCCCGTCCACCGCGTGCACGGTTGACGGAAGAGCAGGCCTCCAAAACCCGCCCGTTGATATCCTGTACGGGAGAGGTACGATTAGGTTTTGGTGAGCGTCTCCTACGCGACTGTTCACCGTTGTTTGTCTACTTCATCTACATTGTCATCGCCTTCGCCATCACCATGAGTCAGCAATCCGAAGCCGACCGACTCGCCGCCAAGAAACTtgaagccgagaagaaggccgcCGAAaacaccgccgccgcagccgcttcGGCCTGGCCTACTGGAgtgtataactcgtttatcccgcccCTGTTTTATTTCTGTCTTAGCAGTACTAGCTATATGTGTATATGTTTCCACTATATGCATAGTACATGCTTGCTTGGTTCGTAATCAATGTGTGATATATTCCGTCAATgccatgctcatgatttattcatgggtTAAATTAATCAAAACATTGCTAATGTATTCAACACATCTGATTCAGAAAAAATGCGAACATCGTATTTGTGAACAAAGTGAGTATTTGAAAGGTGTAACAGTTTCCAGATGCCCCTACACCCTTATGAACAGTAAATTATGTATTCTTTAATTTAATTTATACTAGTATGTATAATTCACCAACTGTCTTCCGTAAAAGAAACCATTAATCTTAGGTGTTATGGCATCTTGATGGAAAAGTACTTTCCTACTAAGAGCACCTTGTGATGAGAATATCATCCTATTTTTCCTACTAATATAACAGATGATGAGCAGTCAGCATCACATGGTAGCTAAGCTTTATCGTCGTCCCCCGATGGAGAAAAGGCGACGACGCCCTTTTACTTAGCCGTGTCGCCCTTTTTTGCTTTCACAGGTTCAAGTCCAAGTGTTCTCACTCACCAAAACCTGAAGCAGTGTACGTACGTGCCCTAGACAACGGTACTTCAATCTCAACTCAAAGTCCAGCAGAGAGTTGGTGGGAAAGATGCTGCAATCTAAtcatgtttttttctttctttcaagcACCACACTGCCACCACAAATAATTCAACTGTGCAAATGTGCTATAAATACCCATGCCCCAGCAAGCGAGCTCAAGGCAACACACGCACGCTCTATAGTCTGCACTGCACACGTGCACACACGGGTGCATCGAGCATGGCTGCTGGCATGAATGCTAGTGCTCTGTGCTTCGTCCTGCTAGTCGTCATGGCGGCCGGCGGGGCGTCGGCGCAGCTGTCGACGGGGTTCTACTCGAGCTCGTGCCCGGGCGCGCTGGGCGCGGTCGCGTCGGTGGTGCAGTCAGCCGTGGCGAAGGAGCCGCGCATGGGCGCGTCcatcctccgcctcttcttccacgactgcttcgtccaGGGCTGCGACGGGTCGCTGCTCCTGGACGACACGGCGAGCTTCCAGGGGGAGAAGACGGCGATGCCCAACAACGGGTCGGTGCGAGGGTTCGAGGTCATCGACGCCATCAAGGTGGCCGTCGAGAATATCTGCCCGGgcgtcgtctcctgcgccgacgtgCTCGCCATCGCCGCCAGGGACAGCGTCGTCGCCGTACGTATAGGAGCCCGCCCACCTACTCCTACTTCCCATGCATACGTTAACGGACTTTTTAGTTGGTTAGATTATACAGTACGATATACGTGCAACGAACGACATGCATGCTGAAACTGTGAGTATGTGTAGCTGGGCGGGCCGAACTGGGCAGTGAAGGTCGGGCGGAGGGACTCCACGACGGCGAGCTTCAGCGGCGCCAACAACAACATCCCCC
This window of the Triticum aestivum cultivar Chinese Spring chromosome 5D, IWGSC CS RefSeq v2.1, whole genome shotgun sequence genome carries:
- the LOC123120361 gene encoding peroxidase 4 produces the protein MAAGMNASALCFVLLVVMAAGGASAQLSTGFYSSSCPGALGAVASVVQSAVAKEPRMGASILRLFFHDCFVQGCDGSLLLDDTASFQGEKTAMPNNGSVRGFEVIDAIKVAVENICPGVVSCADVLAIAARDSVVALGGPNWAVKVGRRDSTTASFSGANNNIPPPTSGLANLTSLFAAQGLSQKDMVALSGSHTIGQARCTNFRAHIYNETDIDSGFAGTRQSGCPPNSGSGDNNLAPLDLQTPTAFENNYYKNLVAKKGLLHSDQELFNGGATDPLVQYYVSSQSAFFADFVAGMIKMGDISPLTGNNGEIRKNCRKSN